From one Nocardioides sp. Kera G14 genomic stretch:
- a CDS encoding cytochrome P450, with product MSLADIPEVSLVVDDQAEDLEPLLKGTGHLPEMRIDPIGLFTRVREECGDLGRFRIADKDVVLVSGAEANEEFFRAPDDVLDQAAAYPFMTPVFGKGVVFDASPHERQQMLKSQALRGDMMRGHAQTIEAEIRRLVAGWGDEGEIDLLDFFAELTIYTTSSCLIGKGFREELDVSFAQIFHRLEHGTDAIAYVDPYADIESFRMRDEAREELVAKVKAIIDRRIAKGEIPKEERDLLDVLIAVGYEPDMVTGIFISLMFAGHHTSSGTASWAMIELLRNPDVMSDVVAELDELYKDGSEVSFQALREIPVLESALKETLRLHPPLIILMRLVQEEFQILGRDIPPGTVIAASPRVSNRIEEDFPKADEFHPERYIDPRQEDLQNRWTWIPFGAGRHRCVGNAFALMQMKAIFSVILRDFEFEAAQPLDSYDDDFTKMVIQLKQPCRAKYRRRVKEA from the coding sequence ATGAGCCTCGCCGACATCCCTGAGGTCAGCCTGGTCGTCGACGACCAGGCCGAGGACCTCGAGCCGCTGCTCAAGGGCACCGGCCACCTGCCCGAGATGCGGATCGACCCGATCGGCCTCTTCACCCGCGTCCGCGAGGAGTGCGGCGACCTCGGCCGGTTCCGGATCGCCGACAAGGACGTCGTCCTCGTCTCCGGCGCGGAGGCCAACGAGGAGTTCTTCCGGGCCCCCGACGACGTACTCGACCAGGCGGCGGCCTATCCGTTCATGACGCCGGTCTTCGGCAAGGGCGTGGTCTTCGACGCCTCGCCGCACGAGCGGCAGCAGATGCTCAAGTCCCAGGCCCTGCGCGGCGACATGATGCGCGGTCACGCCCAGACCATCGAGGCCGAGATCCGGCGCCTCGTCGCCGGCTGGGGTGACGAGGGCGAGATCGACCTGCTCGACTTCTTCGCCGAGCTCACCATCTACACGACCTCGAGCTGCCTGATCGGCAAGGGCTTCCGTGAGGAGCTCGACGTCTCCTTCGCCCAGATCTTCCACCGTCTCGAGCACGGCACCGACGCGATCGCCTACGTCGACCCGTACGCCGACATCGAGTCCTTCCGGATGCGCGACGAGGCCCGCGAGGAGCTCGTCGCGAAGGTGAAGGCGATCATCGACCGGCGCATCGCCAAGGGCGAGATCCCCAAGGAGGAGCGCGACCTGCTCGACGTGCTGATCGCGGTCGGCTACGAGCCCGACATGGTCACCGGCATCTTCATCTCGCTGATGTTCGCCGGTCACCACACGTCGTCGGGCACGGCCAGCTGGGCGATGATCGAGCTGCTCCGCAACCCGGACGTCATGTCCGACGTCGTCGCGGAGCTCGACGAGCTCTACAAGGACGGGTCGGAGGTCTCCTTCCAGGCCCTCCGCGAGATCCCCGTCCTCGAGTCGGCCCTGAAGGAGACGCTGCGGCTGCACCCGCCGCTGATCATCCTGATGCGGCTCGTCCAGGAGGAGTTCCAGATCCTCGGGCGCGACATCCCGCCGGGCACCGTCATCGCCGCCTCGCCGCGGGTCTCGAACCGGATCGAGGAGGACTTCCCGAAGGCGGACGAGTTCCACCCCGAGCGCTACATCGACCCGCGCCAGGAGGACCTGCAGAACCGCTGGACGTGGATCCCCTTCGGCGCCGGCCGGCACCGCTGCGTCGGCAATGCCTTCGCCCTCATGCAGATGAAGGCGATCTTCTCGGTGATCCTGCGCGACTTCGAGTTCGAGGCGGCCCAGCCGCTCGACTCCTACGACGACGACTTCACCAAGATGGTGATCCAGCTCAAGCAGCCCTGCCGCGCGAAGTACCGGCGGCGGGTGAAGGAGGCCTGA
- a CDS encoding cytochrome P450 — translation MTATVPHAGDLVFDPYDYDFHEDPYPTYARLRAEAPLYHSEADGFWALSRHADILAALKDDVRFSNRMGVSLDASAWNEHAHTVMSFLALDGDAQTRLRRLVSAGFTPRRVLALTPQIQELTDHYLDLMLARASKGEEVDWIAEFAGKLPMDVISEMMGVPSADRDEVRRLADLVVHREDGVRDVPATGVEAAFELIAYYQAMVHQRREQPSEDLTSALIEAEVAGDHLTDEEIIGFLFLMVVAGNETTTKLLGNALFHLSAHPDQLARVFADPEQAEEAVRPWIEETLRHDTSSQMLARYVAEDVELHGQTVPAGSKLLLLLGSANRDESLFTEPTTFDLSRDEEELSQILSFGNGRHFCLGANLARLEARIVLAELVRRVASFEVDAERAVRVHSTSVRGFAALPTTFTVREA, via the coding sequence ATGACCGCAACCGTGCCGCACGCAGGCGACCTGGTCTTCGACCCGTACGACTACGACTTCCACGAGGACCCGTACCCGACGTACGCCCGCCTGCGTGCAGAGGCGCCGCTCTACCACTCCGAGGCCGATGGCTTCTGGGCGCTGAGCAGGCACGCCGACATCCTCGCCGCGCTCAAGGACGACGTCCGCTTCTCCAACCGGATGGGTGTCTCCCTCGACGCGAGCGCGTGGAACGAGCATGCCCACACCGTGATGAGCTTCCTCGCCCTGGACGGCGACGCCCAGACCCGGCTGCGCCGGCTGGTGTCGGCGGGCTTCACGCCGCGGCGCGTGCTCGCCCTCACGCCCCAGATCCAGGAGCTCACCGACCACTACCTCGACCTGATGCTCGCCCGCGCGAGCAAGGGGGAGGAGGTCGACTGGATCGCCGAGTTCGCCGGCAAGCTCCCGATGGACGTCATCTCCGAGATGATGGGCGTCCCGTCCGCCGATCGCGACGAGGTGCGCCGCCTGGCCGACCTCGTGGTGCACCGGGAGGACGGTGTTCGTGACGTGCCCGCGACCGGGGTAGAGGCCGCGTTCGAGCTGATCGCCTACTACCAGGCGATGGTCCACCAGAGGCGCGAGCAGCCCAGCGAGGACCTCACCTCCGCGTTGATCGAGGCCGAGGTGGCCGGGGACCACCTCACCGACGAGGAGATCATCGGCTTCCTCTTCCTCATGGTCGTCGCCGGCAACGAGACGACCACGAAGCTGCTCGGCAACGCGCTCTTCCACCTGTCCGCCCACCCGGACCAGCTGGCGCGCGTCTTCGCCGATCCGGAGCAGGCCGAGGAGGCGGTGCGCCCGTGGATCGAGGAGACCCTGCGGCACGACACCTCGAGCCAGATGCTCGCCCGGTACGTCGCCGAGGACGTCGAACTCCACGGCCAGACCGTCCCCGCCGGATCCAAGCTGCTGCTCCTGCTGGGGTCGGCGAATCGGGACGAGTCCCTCTTCACCGAGCCGACGACCTTCGACCTCTCCCGCGACGAGGAGGAGCTCTCGCAGATCCTCAGCTTCGGCAACGGCCGCCACTTCTGCCTCGGCGCCAACCTGGCGCGGCTGGAGGCGCGGATCGTCCTCGCCGAGCTCGTCCGGCGGGTGGCCTCCTTCGAGGTCGACGCCGAGCGCGCCGTCCGCGTGCACTCCACCAGCGTGCGGGGCTTCGCCGCCCTGCCGACCACGTTCACCGTCAGGGAGGCGTGA
- a CDS encoding ferredoxin, which translates to MKVIADLDLCQGHQLCQGEAPDVFDFDDDADKVVLLEDHPDESRRADVTRAVKYCPAFALSVEED; encoded by the coding sequence ATGAAGGTCATCGCCGACCTCGACCTCTGCCAGGGCCACCAGCTCTGCCAGGGCGAGGCCCCCGACGTCTTCGACTTCGACGACGACGCCGACAAGGTCGTCCTCCTCGAGGACCACCCGGACGAATCCCGTCGCGCCGACGTGACGCGCGCCGTGAAGTACTGCCCCGCATTCGCACTCTCAGTCGAGGAGGACTGA
- a CDS encoding ABC transporter permease, which translates to MGAFLSYTVIGLFTGAAYAIAASGLVLTYNTTRVFNVAHGAFGMVFAFVYWDFSQRQGLPGWLALALVLLVVAPIAGIVVERFVARGLGSAPVGVSLVVTVGLLVGLIGLATQVWKPAARNVPQFFDGHLIHLGSVLITWHEVITIVLSGVVAGGLYLLLNRTRIGTAMRASVDNPDLLRLYGGRPQVVAALAWAVGMSLAALAGIMLTPVIGLQYYDLTLLVISAYAAAMLGRLRSLPLTYAGAMALGLLQSYAVGYLPGTGDLSGLRAVMPTLFLFAVILLVPQASLRIGQVRGLLAAPVPSARKSLAWAAGTIGFSLLLVAFLSDVSLLRWGTAAAYAIVMLSMVLLTGYGGHVSLAQLSFAGVGALTYAKIDQPNLLGVLIAALVAALAGGLVALPTLRLTGLYLALSTLAFAQLMDKLIFAASWAFKPGGTLAAERLSVFGIRFSDLGAYVGVMMLAFVLVGLGVLALRRGPLGRVLIASRDSQAACGTLGLDLRWFRVGLFAASAGIAGLGGALFAGLRGTIGAGDFQFFNSLLLLLAAVVFGATSVTGALLGGLFLMYLPVAQSDHPAIAGLCFVVLGFGAVALGRDPNGLANRLFGLRPVISNRLVPFFNRQFPQLSAHFPTKEERDVAVVGR; encoded by the coding sequence ATGGGCGCCTTCCTCTCCTACACCGTCATCGGCCTCTTCACGGGGGCGGCCTACGCCATCGCGGCGAGCGGGCTGGTGCTCACCTACAACACGACCCGGGTCTTCAACGTCGCCCACGGCGCGTTCGGGATGGTCTTCGCCTTCGTCTACTGGGACTTCAGCCAGCGACAGGGCCTTCCCGGCTGGCTCGCGCTTGCCCTGGTCCTGCTCGTCGTCGCACCGATCGCGGGCATCGTGGTCGAGCGCTTCGTCGCCCGCGGCCTCGGCTCCGCCCCGGTCGGGGTCTCACTCGTGGTCACGGTCGGACTGCTGGTCGGCCTGATCGGCCTGGCCACCCAGGTCTGGAAGCCGGCGGCCCGCAACGTCCCCCAGTTCTTCGACGGTCACCTGATCCATCTCGGCAGCGTCCTGATCACCTGGCACGAGGTGATCACCATCGTCCTCTCCGGCGTGGTCGCAGGCGGGCTCTACCTGTTGCTGAACCGCACCCGGATCGGCACCGCCATGCGGGCCAGCGTCGACAACCCCGACCTCCTGCGGCTGTACGGCGGTCGACCGCAGGTCGTGGCGGCCCTCGCGTGGGCCGTCGGGATGTCCCTCGCCGCCCTCGCCGGCATCATGCTCACCCCGGTGATCGGCCTGCAGTACTACGACCTCACCCTCCTGGTCATCAGCGCCTATGCGGCCGCCATGCTCGGCCGGCTGCGCAGCCTCCCGCTCACCTACGCCGGCGCCATGGCGCTCGGGCTCCTGCAGTCCTACGCGGTGGGCTACCTGCCCGGCACCGGCGACCTGAGCGGGCTGCGGGCCGTGATGCCGACCCTCTTCCTCTTCGCCGTGATCCTCCTGGTGCCCCAGGCCTCGCTGCGGATCGGCCAGGTCCGCGGGCTCCTCGCCGCCCCGGTTCCCAGTGCTCGGAAGAGCCTCGCCTGGGCCGCAGGCACGATCGGGTTCTCGCTCCTCCTCGTCGCCTTCCTCTCCGACGTCAGCCTCCTACGGTGGGGCACGGCGGCGGCGTACGCCATCGTGATGCTCTCGATGGTCCTGCTGACCGGGTACGGCGGCCACGTCTCCCTCGCCCAGCTGTCGTTCGCCGGGGTCGGTGCCCTCACCTACGCCAAGATCGATCAGCCGAACCTGCTCGGAGTGCTCATCGCGGCGCTGGTCGCCGCCCTGGCCGGTGGCCTGGTCGCGCTGCCGACCCTCCGGCTGACCGGCCTCTACCTCGCCCTCAGCACGCTCGCGTTTGCGCAGTTGATGGACAAGCTCATCTTCGCGGCCTCGTGGGCCTTCAAGCCGGGCGGCACGCTGGCGGCCGAGCGACTCTCCGTCTTCGGCATCCGGTTCTCCGACCTCGGGGCGTACGTCGGCGTGATGATGCTCGCGTTCGTACTCGTCGGCCTCGGGGTCCTCGCGCTGCGCCGCGGGCCGCTGGGCCGGGTCCTGATCGCCAGCCGCGACAGCCAGGCCGCGTGCGGCACCCTCGGGCTCGACCTGCGTTGGTTCCGCGTCGGACTCTTCGCCGCGTCGGCCGGGATCGCAGGGCTGGGCGGCGCGCTCTTCGCCGGACTGCGGGGCACCATCGGGGCGGGCGACTTCCAGTTCTTCAACAGCCTGCTGCTCCTCCTGGCCGCCGTCGTCTTCGGTGCCACGTCGGTGACCGGAGCGCTCCTGGGCGGGCTCTTCCTGATGTACCTGCCGGTCGCCCAGTCCGACCACCCGGCGATCGCCGGGCTCTGCTTCGTCGTGCTCGGCTTCGGCGCCGTGGCACTCGGCCGCGACCCGAACGGCCTGGCCAACCGGCTCTTCGGCCTCCGACCGGTCATCTCGAACCGGCTCGTGCCGTTCTTCAACAGGCAGTTCCCCCAGTTGAGTGCGCACTTCCCGACGAAGGAGGAGCGCGATGTCGCTGTTGTCGGTCGATGA
- a CDS encoding SDR family oxidoreductase has protein sequence MARLTHPDRRPAVVTGASSGIGTETARALAAAGLPVALGARRIDACAEVAAEIRAAGGEAFAHPLDVTSDDSVAEFADKVAAELGEVEVVVSNAGVVAPGTLVEITSERFGGELDVNLVGAHRVVRAFAPGMVARQRGDLVFVSSDVAVRPRPFMAAYSASKWGLEGLVGALQMELEGTGVRASVIRPGPTWSGMGSDWDADEGSFVLNQWIRFGLARHPHFLKASAHAEAITTIVTAPRGVHLSLIDVNPEAPIQSTEEA, from the coding sequence ATGGCCAGGCTCACCCACCCCGACCGCCGTCCCGCTGTCGTCACCGGAGCCTCGTCGGGCATCGGCACCGAGACCGCCCGCGCCCTCGCCGCTGCGGGCCTGCCCGTCGCCCTCGGAGCACGACGGATCGACGCCTGCGCCGAGGTCGCCGCCGAGATCCGGGCCGCCGGGGGAGAGGCGTTCGCCCACCCGCTCGACGTCACCTCCGACGATTCCGTCGCGGAGTTCGCGGACAAGGTGGCGGCCGAGCTCGGTGAGGTGGAGGTCGTCGTGAGCAACGCCGGCGTCGTGGCGCCCGGCACCCTGGTCGAGATCACCTCCGAGCGCTTCGGCGGCGAGCTCGACGTCAACCTCGTCGGCGCCCACCGCGTCGTCCGCGCCTTCGCCCCGGGCATGGTCGCCCGCCAGCGTGGCGACCTCGTCTTCGTCTCCTCCGACGTCGCCGTGCGGCCCCGGCCCTTCATGGCGGCGTACTCGGCCAGCAAGTGGGGCCTGGAGGGCCTGGTCGGTGCGCTGCAGATGGAGCTCGAGGGCACCGGCGTGCGGGCCTCCGTCATCCGCCCGGGGCCGACCTGGAGCGGGATGGGCTCGGACTGGGACGCCGACGAGGGCAGCTTCGTCCTCAACCAGTGGATCCGGTTCGGACTCGCCCGACACCCGCACTTCCTCAAGGCCTCGGCCCACGCCGAGGCCATCACCACCATCGTCACGGCGCCCCGCGGCGTCCATCTCAGTCTCATCGACGTCAACCCCGAAGCACCCATCCAGAGCACGGAGGAAGCATGA
- a CDS encoding ABC transporter ATP-binding protein, which produces MSLLSVDDVTVQFGGVTAVNHANFAVDAGTVTGLIGPNGAGKTTCFNVITGLQTPTSGRVFLDGHDVTRAAVSRRARRGIGRTFQRLEAFGSLTVRENVRAALDIHHGMLGWRRSTDTAADRLLERVGIAAHADQRADAIPTGTARLLELARALACDPRLLLLDEPSSGLDEQETKEFGHLLLELADEGRTVLMVEHDMDLVMSVCSTLHVLDFGSIIASGPPAEIRTDPKVQQAYLGYVEGAAS; this is translated from the coding sequence ATGTCGCTGTTGTCGGTCGATGACGTCACGGTGCAGTTCGGCGGCGTGACGGCCGTGAACCACGCGAACTTCGCGGTGGACGCGGGCACCGTGACCGGCCTGATCGGCCCCAACGGTGCCGGCAAGACCACCTGCTTCAACGTCATCACGGGCCTGCAGACGCCCACGTCCGGGCGGGTGTTCCTCGACGGCCACGACGTCACGCGCGCCGCCGTCAGTCGTCGCGCACGACGGGGGATCGGCCGGACGTTCCAGCGGCTCGAGGCCTTCGGCTCGCTCACCGTGCGGGAGAACGTCCGGGCGGCGCTCGACATCCACCACGGCATGCTCGGCTGGCGGCGCTCCACCGACACCGCCGCCGACCGGCTCCTCGAGCGGGTCGGCATCGCCGCGCACGCCGACCAGCGTGCCGACGCGATCCCGACCGGCACGGCCCGCCTCCTGGAGCTGGCCCGGGCCCTCGCGTGTGACCCGCGCCTCCTGCTCCTCGACGAGCCGTCCTCGGGTCTCGACGAGCAGGAGACGAAGGAGTTCGGGCACCTGCTGCTCGAGCTCGCGGACGAGGGGCGCACCGTCCTCATGGTCGAGCACGACATGGATCTCGTGATGTCGGTCTGCAGCACGCTGCACGTCCTCGACTTCGGCTCGATCATCGCCTCCGGTCCGCCGGCCGAGATCCGCACCGACCCCAAGGTCCAGCAGGCCTACCTCGGTTATGTCGAAGGAGCTGCGTCATGA
- a CDS encoding TetR/AcrR family transcriptional regulator, which yields MSSQVSEIPRQGLNARQAETVDRLLTAGLAELRVTGHEALTIRNVAQRAGVSPATAYTYLASKNHLFAELFSRKLAARPSTAAAADATVTARVQHAVRELTEQITDEPALAAAVTPALLSTDPDVDRLRLKIGAELLGRIRAALATDDHEPDPAVLETLLLAFSGGLLQAGMGLMTYDEMASRLEASIAVILRGNS from the coding sequence ATGTCCAGTCAGGTGTCTGAGATCCCGCGGCAGGGCCTGAACGCCCGCCAGGCCGAGACCGTCGACCGACTGCTCACGGCGGGCCTGGCCGAGCTCCGCGTGACGGGCCACGAGGCCCTCACGATCCGGAACGTCGCCCAGCGGGCGGGGGTCTCGCCGGCCACGGCGTACACCTACCTCGCCTCGAAGAACCACCTCTTCGCCGAGCTCTTCTCGCGCAAGCTCGCCGCCCGGCCGTCCACGGCCGCCGCTGCCGACGCCACCGTGACGGCCCGGGTCCAGCACGCCGTGCGCGAGCTCACCGAGCAGATCACCGACGAGCCGGCCCTGGCTGCAGCGGTGACGCCGGCGCTGTTGAGCACCGACCCCGACGTGGACCGGCTGCGACTCAAGATCGGTGCCGAGCTGCTCGGCCGGATCCGGGCGGCGCTGGCCACCGACGACCACGAGCCCGACCCGGCGGTGCTCGAGACCCTGCTGCTCGCCTTCTCGGGCGGACTGCTCCAGGCGGGCATGGGGCTGATGACCTACGACGAGATGGCCTCGCGGCTGGAAGCGTCGATCGCCGTGATCCTCAGGGGGAACTCATGA
- a CDS encoding Rieske 2Fe-2S domain-containing protein, with translation MVKPTLNMRPTGWFQVAWSEEVPVGGVHRMTYFGHDLIAWRGVSGRVTIMEAYCEHLGAHLGYGGTVVERDGEDAIQCPFHGWQWNAAGRNVCIPYEDRPNIGKKIRTYPVREVNESIYLWHDASGEHREPYFDVPEIFTAWDDGRSADDYHRSYPGNVLFDPAQELHPQYVLENGVDFAHFKYVHQVPIIPQFTRQDFDQPLSYVDFTVAFEGEPGSIEEIDSGVEAINVGLGFAITKSHGMVDNRTMLAVTPVDDATCDVRFSVWIGNDPSGGGEADVEAAAKAARFVIEQVEADLVIWSHQKYADPAALSRGEYPGFTALRAWAQQFYPSNEQEKS, from the coding sequence ATGGTCAAGCCCACACTGAACATGCGCCCTACGGGGTGGTTCCAGGTCGCCTGGTCCGAGGAGGTCCCGGTCGGCGGCGTCCATCGGATGACCTACTTCGGTCATGACCTCATCGCCTGGCGCGGCGTCTCCGGACGGGTCACGATCATGGAGGCCTACTGCGAGCACCTCGGCGCCCACCTCGGCTACGGCGGGACCGTGGTCGAGCGCGACGGTGAGGACGCGATCCAGTGCCCGTTCCACGGCTGGCAGTGGAATGCGGCGGGGCGCAACGTCTGCATCCCGTACGAGGACCGGCCCAACATCGGCAAGAAGATCCGCACCTACCCGGTGCGTGAGGTGAACGAGTCGATCTACCTGTGGCACGACGCGTCGGGGGAGCATCGCGAGCCCTACTTCGACGTGCCGGAGATCTTCACCGCTTGGGACGACGGCCGGTCGGCGGACGACTACCACCGCAGCTATCCCGGCAACGTCCTCTTCGATCCCGCGCAGGAGCTCCATCCCCAGTACGTCCTGGAGAACGGCGTCGACTTCGCCCACTTCAAGTACGTGCACCAGGTCCCGATCATCCCGCAGTTCACCCGTCAGGACTTCGACCAGCCCCTCTCCTACGTCGACTTCACCGTCGCCTTCGAGGGCGAGCCGGGCAGCATCGAGGAGATCGACTCCGGCGTCGAGGCGATCAACGTCGGCCTCGGGTTCGCGATCACCAAGAGTCACGGCATGGTCGACAACCGCACGATGCTCGCCGTCACGCCGGTCGACGACGCGACCTGTGACGTCCGCTTCTCGGTCTGGATCGGCAACGACCCGTCCGGCGGCGGCGAGGCGGACGTCGAGGCGGCCGCCAAGGCCGCCCGGTTCGTGATCGAGCAGGTCGAGGCCGACCTCGTGATCTGGTCCCACCAGAAGTACGCCGACCCGGCGGCCCTGTCGCGCGGCGAGTACCCCGGCTTCACCGCACTCCGCGCGTGGGCCCAGCAGTTCTACCCCAGCAACGAGCAGGAGAAGTCATGA
- a CDS encoding ABC transporter ATP-binding protein, whose protein sequence is MSVPILEAVGVRAAYGRIEVLRGVDLRVPKGAVVALLGPNGAGKSTLLKVISGQMRQTAGDIHMAGVSVRDAQPEELARAGLTTVPEGRSVFPNLTVEENLRLMSYAGVPAAQVLDTAFTYFPRLHERRLQMAGTMSGGEQQMLALARALTSDPALLLLDELSMGLAPLIVEELYETVGRIARSGVSVLVVEQFARTALRISDHAAVMVGGRVVASGGPEEIQSIMTEVMLGGAA, encoded by the coding sequence ATGAGCGTGCCCATCCTGGAGGCCGTCGGAGTCCGCGCGGCCTACGGCCGGATCGAAGTGCTCCGCGGTGTCGACCTCCGCGTTCCCAAGGGCGCCGTCGTGGCGCTACTCGGCCCGAACGGCGCCGGCAAGTCCACGCTCCTCAAGGTGATCAGCGGGCAGATGCGCCAGACGGCCGGTGACATCCACATGGCCGGGGTGAGCGTCCGCGACGCCCAGCCGGAGGAGCTCGCGCGCGCCGGCCTCACCACGGTGCCCGAGGGCCGCAGTGTCTTCCCGAACCTCACCGTCGAGGAGAACCTCCGGCTCATGTCGTACGCCGGCGTCCCGGCCGCCCAGGTCCTCGACACCGCCTTCACCTACTTCCCACGGCTCCATGAGCGGCGGCTCCAGATGGCCGGCACCATGTCGGGCGGCGAGCAGCAGATGCTCGCCCTCGCCCGGGCGCTGACGTCGGACCCGGCGCTGCTCCTGCTCGACGAGCTCTCCATGGGGCTCGCCCCGCTGATCGTCGAGGAGCTCTACGAGACGGTCGGCAGGATCGCCCGCTCCGGCGTCTCGGTCCTGGTCGTCGAGCAGTTCGCCCGGACGGCGCTGCGCATCTCCGACCACGCCGCTGTCATGGTCGGCGGCCGCGTCGTCGCCTCCGGAGGGCCCGAGGAGATCCAGTCGATCATGACCGAGGTCATGCTGGGAGGTGCCGCATGA
- a CDS encoding ABC transporter substrate-binding protein, with translation MLRYLRVALLLLILFVPAACGGSQMSPQAVRAANDAVAGGTAGGAAVADAAGGTTTDGTAAGGVTDPTAGSGAAAASGGGAAAPAASGGGAAAAAGGTGGAKAGAAAPGKAGGAAAGAVGSCAGFANGPGITSSTITLGNASDISGPVPGLFTAAQQAVKAYIAYFNSTSSICGRKLALEAQDTRTDGGGDQQAYQTLCSKSFAAIGSMSAFDSGGAATAQSCGLPDLRAGSTTNERAACTTCYASMGSNAAYFENAPMTHFIKTNKAATQAAAMVYLDAGGAAQNAQTVVKVGTKLGMKWVYNAGIGVTEFNYGPYVQAMKSKGVKYVWFFGAYQNTVRLQQAMQQADFKPEIFIQDPTIYDPSYVSQAGAAGEGTYVYMNFVPFSQASSNPEMSTYLKWLQQVAPGANPTFYGVMAWSAAALFVKQAQALGGKLTRASFLNSLKSVTNWTAGGMTAPQNVGGKMNGSCWRFIQLKGGKWNSLGGYECDGVTKG, from the coding sequence ATGCTCCGCTACCTCCGGGTCGCTCTGCTGCTACTGATCCTGTTCGTCCCGGCCGCCTGCGGCGGCTCCCAGATGAGTCCCCAGGCCGTGCGCGCGGCGAACGACGCGGTCGCCGGTGGCACGGCCGGCGGAGCCGCCGTCGCCGACGCTGCGGGCGGCACGACCACGGACGGAACCGCGGCGGGCGGCGTCACGGATCCCACGGCCGGGTCCGGCGCCGCCGCGGCCTCCGGTGGCGGAGCCGCAGCTCCCGCCGCCTCCGGAGGAGGAGCGGCAGCGGCAGCCGGGGGGACCGGCGGCGCCAAGGCAGGCGCAGCGGCACCGGGGAAGGCCGGCGGGGCGGCCGCAGGCGCCGTGGGGTCATGCGCCGGGTTCGCGAACGGCCCCGGGATCACGAGCTCGACGATCACGCTCGGCAACGCCTCCGACATCAGCGGCCCGGTGCCGGGCCTCTTCACCGCCGCGCAGCAGGCGGTGAAGGCGTACATCGCCTACTTCAACTCGACCTCGAGCATCTGCGGCCGCAAGCTCGCGCTGGAGGCCCAGGACACCCGCACCGACGGTGGCGGCGACCAGCAGGCCTACCAGACCCTGTGCTCGAAGTCCTTCGCCGCGATCGGCTCGATGTCGGCCTTCGACTCCGGCGGTGCCGCCACAGCCCAGAGCTGCGGCCTTCCGGACCTGCGCGCGGGCTCGACGACCAACGAGCGTGCGGCCTGCACCACCTGCTACGCCTCGATGGGCAGCAACGCGGCGTACTTCGAGAACGCCCCGATGACCCACTTCATCAAGACGAACAAGGCGGCCACCCAGGCTGCGGCGATGGTCTACCTCGACGCTGGCGGTGCCGCGCAGAACGCCCAGACCGTCGTGAAGGTCGGGACCAAGCTCGGCATGAAGTGGGTCTACAACGCCGGCATCGGCGTCACGGAGTTCAACTACGGCCCCTACGTGCAGGCGATGAAGAGCAAGGGCGTGAAGTACGTCTGGTTCTTCGGTGCCTACCAGAACACGGTGCGGCTGCAGCAGGCCATGCAGCAGGCGGACTTCAAGCCGGAGATCTTCATCCAGGACCCCACGATCTATGACCCGTCCTACGTCTCGCAGGCCGGCGCGGCCGGTGAGGGCACCTACGTCTACATGAACTTCGTGCCGTTCTCCCAGGCGTCCTCGAACCCGGAGATGAGCACGTACCTGAAGTGGTTGCAGCAGGTGGCGCCGGGGGCGAATCCCACCTTCTACGGCGTGATGGCGTGGTCGGCGGCGGCGCTCTTCGTCAAGCAGGCGCAGGCGCTCGGCGGCAAGCTCACCCGGGCGAGCTTCCTCAACTCCCTCAAGAGCGTCACCAACTGGACGGCCGGAGGGATGACCGCCCCGCAGAACGTCGGCGGCAAGATGAACGGCTCCTGTTGGCGCTTCATCCAGCTCAAGGGCGGCAAGTGGAATTCGCTGGGCGGCTATGAGTGCGACGGCGTGACGAAGGGCTGA